In one window of Tellurirhabdus rosea DNA:
- a CDS encoding NifU family protein codes for MNAALRPPVMLYTEMSPNPNSMKFVVNRELVPEGLSFDYAAPSDALLDGKSSPLAVALFGFEYVRRVFISRNYVTLTKDEDTDWGEVLFEVKPFLKKYLDEDQPVFTQRTVEANSTVVEADSPAVQKIKAALDQYVRPAVESDGGAITFYSFDEETGLVKVLLQGSCSGCPSSTLTLKAGIENLLTRLVPEVRTVEAQGV; via the coding sequence ATGAACGCTGCACTCCGCCCGCCCGTGATGCTGTATACGGAGATGAGTCCGAACCCGAACTCGATGAAGTTTGTGGTCAACCGCGAACTCGTCCCGGAGGGGCTGTCCTTCGATTACGCCGCTCCGTCCGATGCCCTGCTCGACGGCAAATCCTCCCCGCTGGCCGTGGCCCTGTTTGGCTTTGAATACGTCCGGCGCGTGTTTATTTCCCGCAACTACGTCACCCTGACCAAGGACGAGGACACCGACTGGGGCGAAGTGCTTTTCGAAGTAAAGCCGTTCCTGAAAAAATACCTGGACGAAGACCAGCCCGTCTTTACCCAGCGGACCGTGGAAGCTAACTCGACCGTGGTCGAAGCCGATTCGCCCGCGGTGCAGAAAATCAAAGCGGCCCTCGACCAGTATGTCCGTCCGGCCGTGGAATCCGACGGAGGAGCCATCACGTTCTATTCGTTCGACGAAGAAACCGGCCTGGTCAAAGTTCTGCTGCAGGGATCGTGCAGCGGCTGCCCCTCGTCCACACTGACCCTCAAGGCAGGCATCGAGAACCTGCTGACCCGCCTCGTTCCGGAAGTCCGGACCGTCGAGGCGCAGGGCGTTTGA
- a CDS encoding OmpA family protein: MQRWLYILVICLGLMPFGLSATVLTGPGDYKIKVEVQNQQGQSITATVTVTGVKNKTVRRRTLKGDSFTFQLPGGDTYQFEASAAGFPPVRQNVRLEVPTDNSVMEQTLVLVLGTHKTPVTIVVLDAETGQPIKEGFMVQMGADADEQAADSRIITEPSVTLEASPEKPFQFIVRARGYHSHEHQVADVREPKDVIVKLRKQQEATIRPYDIRVMDGDYRYVLPRCDIRIWDQQNRPVTVTNDRYTGDWRVLLEDDVSYNIEVKAQGFITHQGPLTRPPQSLILVVMYRDIPRPASVEEVKKPGMEVVTVPTEEKAKPAEKQDFFSRLADKLGRSEDTDLTGKVITLNNVYFRQGSYEVLPESFPELDQLAESLKNRPTLRVEIGGHTDRLGDPKMNLFLSENRAKSVYNYLIKKGIPRNRIRHTGYGFSKPVATSDTEENRQRNRRVEVRVIGN, translated from the coding sequence ATGCAACGCTGGTTATACATTCTGGTCATATGCCTCGGGCTAATGCCGTTCGGGCTGTCGGCAACTGTCCTGACCGGGCCGGGCGATTACAAAATCAAAGTTGAAGTACAGAATCAGCAGGGCCAGTCGATCACGGCTACCGTGACCGTGACCGGCGTAAAAAATAAGACCGTCCGCCGCCGAACGCTCAAAGGCGACAGCTTCACGTTTCAGCTTCCGGGCGGCGACACCTATCAGTTCGAAGCCAGCGCAGCGGGCTTCCCGCCCGTCCGCCAGAATGTACGGCTGGAGGTTCCGACCGATAATTCGGTGATGGAACAGACCCTCGTGCTGGTGCTGGGAACCCACAAAACGCCGGTGACCATCGTCGTGCTCGACGCCGAAACCGGGCAGCCTATCAAGGAAGGGTTTATGGTGCAGATGGGCGCGGATGCCGACGAGCAGGCCGCGGATTCACGCATCATCACCGAGCCGTCCGTTACGCTGGAAGCCAGTCCCGAAAAGCCGTTCCAGTTCATTGTCCGGGCGCGCGGCTATCATTCGCACGAGCATCAGGTCGCGGATGTGCGGGAACCCAAAGACGTGATTGTCAAGCTTCGCAAACAGCAGGAAGCCACCATCCGGCCCTACGACATCCGGGTTATGGACGGCGATTACCGCTATGTGCTGCCCCGCTGCGACATCCGGATTTGGGACCAGCAGAACCGGCCCGTCACAGTCACCAACGACCGCTATACGGGCGACTGGCGGGTGCTGCTGGAAGACGATGTTTCCTACAACATCGAAGTAAAGGCGCAGGGATTCATCACCCACCAGGGTCCGCTGACCCGGCCGCCGCAGTCGCTGATTCTGGTCGTTATGTACCGCGATATTCCCAGACCGGCCTCGGTCGAGGAAGTGAAGAAACCGGGTATGGAGGTGGTGACTGTCCCGACCGAAGAAAAGGCCAAACCGGCCGAAAAGCAGGATTTTTTTAGTCGGCTGGCGGATAAGCTGGGACGCTCGGAAGACACGGACCTGACGGGCAAAGTCATCACGCTGAACAACGTGTACTTCCGCCAGGGCAGTTACGAAGTGCTGCCGGAATCGTTTCCGGAACTGGACCAACTGGCCGAATCGCTCAAGAACCGCCCGACGCTGCGGGTCGAGATCGGCGGACATACGGACCGGCTCGGCGACCCCAAGATGAACCTTTTCCTGTCCGAAAACCGGGCCAAATCCGTCTACAACTACCTCATCAAAAAGGGCATTCCCCGCAACCGAATTCGCCACACGGGCTACGGATTTAGCAAACCGGTCGCTACCAGCGATACGGAAGAGAATCGCCAGCGCAACCGCCGGGTAGAAGTTCGGGTGATCGGCAACTGA
- a CDS encoding response regulator, with translation MEEKPIPASPTILLVDDDEEDRLLMRMALESLDLPTTVKELESGDHLLKFLEEDVRQQGSASAARWIVMLDKYMPGLNGFETLRLLKEHEIFREIPVVLFINTQNENELKLCIDLGAMTCINKPLHFSEMKELMHSVYQYWVSKYQQPGATHTA, from the coding sequence ATGGAAGAAAAACCCATTCCCGCATCGCCGACAATACTGCTGGTGGATGACGATGAGGAGGATAGATTGCTGATGCGGATGGCGCTGGAGTCGCTTGACCTGCCTACAACGGTAAAGGAACTGGAAAGCGGCGACCATTTACTTAAGTTTCTGGAAGAGGATGTGCGGCAGCAGGGTTCGGCTTCGGCGGCCCGCTGGATTGTGATGCTGGACAAGTACATGCCGGGTCTGAACGGTTTTGAAACGCTTCGGCTGCTGAAAGAGCACGAAATTTTTCGGGAAATCCCGGTCGTCCTGTTCATCAATACCCAAAATGAAAACGAGCTGAAGCTTTGTATCGATCTGGGCGCCATGACCTGCATCAACAAGCCGCTGCACTTCAGCGAAATGAAAGAGCTAATGCACTCGGTTTATCAGTACTGGGTCAGTAAATACCAGCAGCCCGGAGCGACGCATACAGCCTGA
- a CDS encoding T9SS type B sorting domain-containing protein — MRTLSGFILWLLACQLAVASHIVGGNARLTATNRSNQYFFGIDLYIDRESSLAGDVRDNITVAVYSRRNNLKIGQYDLPLLGQTPLSAGGNPCASLRPLQLGEVRYGKEIALTMSRFDDAQGYYLVYGVCCRNPNLDNLVKPGDTGMVFYLEFPALQTTANSSPVFVRPTSLYGCLGKPLTASFAATDADGDELRYSLVTPYKGFTSQSSGTSIEPSSNYPVVQWQTGFSQTAMVPGNPALAIDPATGQLSVTPSRIGLFVLAVLCEEYRAGQRIGSVRRDFQLVVVDCPKTAPPAPVISLASTLPPAAVKMDNGQLLSLTICQGLSPVLRTGESPDYVHQWQRDGKDLKSDTLASLSVKSPGAYTVVRKFTNTCGEPVTSPGSVTVTVTLPTPIKLTADGPLVFCPGGSVTLTAPGGDYTYRWRRNNGLIAGATEASVKAAEAGRYVVEATEPASGCVATDTVPVRHWAAPALVSGQLTMARGGSVTLDAKGADTLLFRWSPAATLSSAAAARPVASPGETTTYSVTATSPQGCTATAQMLVSVFTRLLIPDAFSPNNDGINDTWVIRGLEEYPDCRLEIYNRWGGLIFAANAQAGPWDGRSTSGVLVPPDLYVFVMRSERLPGRKQGTVLVVH, encoded by the coding sequence ATGCGTACACTTTCTGGCTTCATCCTGTGGCTTCTGGCCTGTCAACTGGCTGTGGCTTCGCACATTGTCGGCGGAAATGCCCGCCTGACGGCAACCAACCGCTCCAATCAGTATTTTTTCGGCATTGATCTGTACATCGACCGCGAAAGCAGCCTGGCCGGCGACGTGAGGGACAACATTACGGTCGCCGTCTATTCCCGCCGCAACAACCTCAAAATCGGGCAGTACGACCTGCCGCTGCTCGGCCAGACGCCGCTTTCGGCCGGGGGTAATCCCTGTGCCAGCCTGCGGCCGCTCCAACTGGGAGAAGTCCGTTATGGTAAAGAAATCGCGCTGACAATGAGCCGGTTCGACGACGCCCAGGGGTATTACCTCGTCTACGGCGTCTGCTGCCGGAATCCCAACCTGGACAACCTGGTAAAGCCCGGCGATACGGGAATGGTCTTTTACCTGGAGTTTCCGGCTTTGCAGACCACGGCCAACTCGTCGCCGGTGTTTGTCCGGCCCACCTCGCTATACGGCTGCTTAGGCAAGCCGCTGACGGCCTCGTTTGCCGCGACGGACGCCGACGGGGACGAACTGCGCTACTCGCTCGTAACCCCGTACAAAGGGTTCACCAGCCAGAGCAGCGGCACGTCCATCGAGCCGAGTTCGAACTATCCGGTAGTGCAGTGGCAGACCGGCTTCAGCCAGACCGCGATGGTGCCCGGCAATCCGGCCCTCGCCATCGACCCCGCCACGGGCCAGCTTTCCGTAACCCCCAGCCGCATCGGGCTTTTTGTGCTGGCGGTTCTCTGCGAAGAATACCGGGCCGGTCAGCGCATCGGCTCCGTTCGCCGGGACTTTCAGCTGGTGGTGGTTGACTGTCCCAAAACCGCCCCGCCCGCGCCCGTTATTTCGCTGGCCTCAACGCTGCCTCCCGCCGCCGTGAAGATGGACAACGGCCAGCTGCTCAGCCTGACGATCTGCCAGGGTCTGTCGCCCGTCCTGCGAACCGGCGAGTCGCCCGACTATGTCCACCAGTGGCAGCGCGACGGCAAGGACCTGAAAAGCGATACTCTGGCGAGCCTGAGCGTAAAATCGCCCGGCGCTTATACCGTCGTGCGGAAATTTACCAACACCTGCGGCGAGCCCGTCACCTCACCCGGCAGCGTAACCGTGACGGTGACCCTGCCGACACCCATCAAGCTGACGGCGGACGGCCCGCTCGTCTTCTGCCCCGGCGGCTCGGTCACGCTGACGGCTCCCGGCGGCGATTACACCTATCGCTGGCGGCGAAACAACGGGCTTATTGCGGGCGCTACGGAGGCCAGCGTGAAAGCGGCGGAGGCGGGCCGGTACGTGGTGGAAGCCACTGAACCCGCCAGCGGCTGCGTGGCCACGGACACGGTGCCGGTGCGGCATTGGGCGGCCCCGGCGCTGGTGTCCGGGCAGTTGACGATGGCCCGGGGCGGCTCCGTAACGCTGGATGCCAAAGGGGCAGACACGCTGCTGTTCCGGTGGTCGCCAGCCGCGACACTCAGTAGTGCGGCGGCGGCCCGTCCGGTGGCTTCTCCGGGCGAAACGACCACGTATTCGGTCACGGCCACCTCGCCGCAGGGCTGTACGGCTACGGCGCAGATGCTGGTTTCGGTTTTCACCCGGCTACTCATTCCGGACGCGTTTTCGCCCAACAACGACGGCATCAACGACACCTGGGTAATCCGCGGGCTGGAAGAATATCCCGACTGCCGCCTCGAAATCTACAACCGCTGGGGCGGACTGATTTTCGCGGCAAACGCCCAGGCTGGCCCCTGGGACGGCCGCTCCACCAGCGGCGTGCTCGTCCCTCCGGACCTGTATGTGTTCGTCATGCGGTCGGAGCGGTTGCCGGGCCGGAAGCAGGGGACCGTGTTGGTAGTTCACTAA
- a CDS encoding N(4)-(beta-N-acetylglucosaminyl)-L-asparaginase, giving the protein MISRRDWLSRSLAGALVTRLGLSETVAQPKPSFPLIISTWNNRRANEAGWAILSKKGRSLDAVEAAARVPEADPKDTSVGYGGLPDRDGNVTLDACIMDEQGRAGSVSFLQHIMHPISVARQVMEKTPHVMLSGEGALQFALANGFKKENLLTDSSRKAWEDWKKESKYKPVVNIERHDTIGVLAVDANSNFSGACTTSGLAYKMHGRVGDSPIIGAGLFVDNEIGGACATGLGEVVMRALGAFLVVELMRQGKTPQQACEEAIRRMVKKTPEYRDLQVGILAVNRAGQYGAYSIQKGFNYTLTTGGETLVREADFFMK; this is encoded by the coding sequence ATGATTTCCCGTCGTGATTGGCTGTCCCGTTCGCTGGCCGGTGCGCTGGTAACCCGTTTGGGTCTTTCCGAAACGGTGGCTCAGCCCAAGCCCTCTTTTCCGCTTATTATTTCCACCTGGAACAACCGCCGGGCCAACGAAGCCGGCTGGGCCATTCTGAGTAAAAAAGGACGTTCGCTCGACGCCGTAGAAGCCGCCGCCCGCGTTCCGGAAGCCGACCCCAAAGACACCTCCGTCGGCTATGGCGGCCTGCCCGACCGCGACGGCAACGTCACCCTCGACGCCTGCATCATGGACGAGCAGGGCCGGGCGGGGTCCGTTTCGTTCCTGCAGCACATCATGCACCCAATTTCGGTGGCCCGTCAGGTGATGGAAAAAACGCCGCACGTCATGCTGAGCGGGGAAGGAGCCCTTCAATTCGCGCTGGCCAACGGATTCAAAAAAGAAAATCTGCTCACGGACTCTTCGCGCAAAGCGTGGGAGGACTGGAAAAAAGAATCGAAATACAAGCCCGTCGTCAACATCGAGCGCCATGATACCATCGGCGTGCTGGCGGTGGATGCCAACAGCAATTTTTCCGGAGCCTGTACCACCAGCGGACTGGCTTACAAAATGCACGGGCGCGTCGGCGATTCGCCGATCATCGGAGCCGGCCTGTTTGTGGACAACGAAATCGGCGGCGCCTGCGCTACCGGCCTGGGTGAGGTCGTGATGCGGGCGCTGGGCGCTTTTCTGGTGGTAGAGCTGATGCGCCAGGGCAAAACACCGCAGCAGGCCTGCGAGGAGGCAATCCGGCGCATGGTCAAAAAAACGCCCGAGTACCGCGATTTGCAGGTGGGCATTCTGGCCGTCAACCGGGCCGGGCAATACGGCGCGTACAGCATTCAGAAAGGCTTCAATTACACCCTGACAACGGGCGGTGAAACCCTGGTGCGGGAAGCCGACTTTTTTATGAAGTAA
- a CDS encoding DUF5723 family protein: MKKILFSLLVSLVLASSAGAQNMLGVSSSPYGGTQSLYLNPAFAADSRHSFYLNGLAGNAHISNNYVRYQAPFSLFQLATGRVPAQYKRPDGSVEFRTEYTGEILDGKAKSGTAWTDLRGPSALFRLGDRAALGLTTRLRSSAQFSNASEEILSVFRAGLENDALYNIPNRNNQFSTHTTTYAEAGLTLAATLLDDGYQRLSFGATVKRLQGLTSGFLINRGLDYRIVLNSNNINDAYLQIDQVNAELGYSTYLGDRGRSVTLRQLFDANNPGKGWGADVGFSYQMLDEEDPTRYRFRLGAALTDLGSIRYQSSQYIQRYSIRETARRLDEDDFRDVRDIDDAARVLRDQLTDESQNLRAYSSGLPAALSLNADFQMTGDLYLTATYLRDLRGKNAIAMHQPTLLAITPRLETGALGVAIPLLYLNRTFTAGASFRLGPVFVGTDNLIGLIASSGNALQPRGADVYAGLNIAGLRRKP, translated from the coding sequence ATGAAAAAAATCCTTTTTTCTCTTTTGGTGAGTCTGGTTCTGGCAAGTTCGGCCGGAGCGCAGAATATGCTGGGTGTTTCGTCAAGCCCGTACGGCGGGACGCAGAGCCTGTATCTGAATCCGGCTTTTGCGGCCGACTCCCGCCACAGTTTTTACCTGAACGGGCTGGCCGGCAACGCGCACATCAGCAACAACTACGTTCGTTATCAGGCGCCGTTCTCCCTGTTTCAGCTCGCCACCGGGCGGGTTCCGGCTCAGTACAAACGGCCCGACGGCTCGGTTGAATTCCGCACGGAGTATACCGGCGAAATTCTGGATGGCAAAGCCAAATCCGGGACGGCCTGGACAGACCTGCGCGGCCCTTCCGCCCTGTTCCGGCTCGGCGACCGCGCCGCGCTCGGGCTGACCACCCGGCTCCGCTCCTCGGCCCAGTTTTCCAACGCTTCGGAGGAAATCCTGTCGGTCTTTCGGGCCGGACTGGAAAACGACGCCCTGTACAACATTCCCAACCGCAACAACCAGTTCAGCACCCATACTACGACGTACGCCGAAGCCGGTCTGACGCTGGCCGCCACGCTGCTCGATGATGGCTACCAGCGGCTGAGCTTCGGGGCCACCGTCAAACGGCTGCAGGGCCTGACTTCCGGCTTTCTGATCAACCGCGGTCTGGATTACCGCATCGTGCTGAACTCGAACAACATCAACGACGCTTATCTGCAAATCGACCAGGTCAACGCGGAGCTGGGCTATTCGACCTATCTGGGCGACCGGGGCCGTTCGGTCACGCTGCGGCAGCTGTTCGACGCCAACAATCCGGGCAAGGGCTGGGGAGCTGATGTCGGCTTTTCGTACCAGATGCTGGACGAAGAAGACCCGACCCGCTACCGCTTCCGGCTCGGAGCGGCCCTGACGGACCTCGGCTCCATCCGGTACCAGAGCAGCCAGTACATCCAGCGGTATTCGATCCGGGAAACGGCCCGTCGGCTCGACGAGGACGATTTTCGGGACGTCCGGGATATAGACGACGCGGCCCGGGTCCTTCGCGACCAGCTGACCGACGAGTCGCAGAACCTGCGGGCCTATTCGTCGGGTCTGCCCGCCGCCCTCAGCCTGAACGCGGATTTTCAGATGACGGGCGACCTGTACCTGACCGCGACGTACCTGCGTGACCTCCGCGGCAAAAACGCCATTGCGATGCACCAGCCGACGTTGCTGGCCATTACGCCCCGGCTTGAAACGGGCGCGCTGGGCGTTGCCATTCCGTTATTGTACCTGAATCGTACGTTCACGGCCGGGGCCAGTTTCCGGCTGGGACCGGTGTTTGTCGGTACCGACAACCTCATCGGCCTGATTGCCAGCAGCGGCAATGCCCTTCAACCCCGCGGCGCGGATGTGTACGCCGGGCTGAACATTGCAGGGCTGCGACGAAAACCGTAA
- a CDS encoding sll1863 family stress response protein, which yields MKKIQMVVKQIRLFAGAFMVVASMSLVACDNNKNDAQTDDALEQTGEAIENDAEKAGDEIGQETREAGAEAEAAGDRAAANFEEERKEAVAEINARTEKLDRRIDELQAKMKREGREAKAESKEELAELEAERKELGQDLDRAQNATAAAWQDVKTGFKRAGKNIGRAFDKAEDKVDPDGKDDN from the coding sequence ATGAAAAAGATACAAATGGTAGTCAAGCAGATTCGTTTATTCGCCGGGGCATTTATGGTTGTCGCCTCGATGTCGCTGGTAGCCTGTGATAATAATAAGAACGATGCCCAGACCGACGACGCGCTGGAGCAGACGGGTGAAGCGATTGAAAATGATGCAGAGAAAGCCGGTGACGAAATAGGCCAGGAAACCCGCGAAGCCGGGGCTGAAGCCGAAGCCGCCGGAGACCGCGCAGCCGCCAATTTTGAGGAGGAGCGCAAGGAAGCAGTGGCTGAAATCAACGCACGGACCGAAAAACTGGACCGTCGCATTGATGAACTGCAGGCCAAAATGAAGCGCGAAGGCCGCGAAGCCAAAGCCGAAAGCAAAGAAGAACTGGCCGAACTGGAAGCCGAGCGCAAGGAGTTAGGTCAGGACCTGGACCGGGCCCAAAACGCTACTGCCGCCGCCTGGCAGGATGTGAAAACGGGTTTCAAACGGGCCGGTAAAAACATCGGACGTGCCTTTGATAAAGCCGAGGATAAAGTCGATCCGGATGGCAAAGATGATAATTAA
- the rplU gene encoding 50S ribosomal protein L21 has product MYAIVEIAGQQFKVEKGRYVYTHRLEGDTDAALVFDKVLLVDNDGTISVGAPTVAGASVSGKILEHLKGEKVIVFKKKRRKGYRKKNGHRQYLTKVLIEDITI; this is encoded by the coding sequence ATGTACGCAATCGTAGAAATTGCAGGCCAGCAATTTAAAGTTGAGAAGGGCCGTTACGTCTACACCCATCGGTTGGAAGGCGATACGGACGCTGCGCTTGTATTCGACAAGGTTCTGCTTGTTGACAATGACGGTACGATTTCGGTAGGCGCCCCGACCGTCGCAGGCGCATCAGTATCTGGCAAAATTCTGGAGCATCTGAAAGGCGAAAAAGTGATCGTCTTCAAGAAGAAGCGCCGGAAAGGGTACCGGAAGAAAAACGGCCACCGTCAGTATCTGACCAAAGTCCTGATTGAAGATATCACAATTTAA
- a CDS encoding thioredoxin family protein, with protein sequence MREKQVFGWMVVGLVLLLTGFRPAAEPQNVLSYTVGDVVADFRLRNVDGRMVALSDYKTGRGVLVVFTANHCPFAKAYEDRIIALDRRYAAQGYPVLAIQPNDPSAYEDDSFDNMKLRAAQRSYPFPYLLDETQDVARAFGVTRTPQVYILRRSGEKFTVEYVGAIDDSPQDATGVKRRYVDEALGNLLTDKPVVTTTTKAVGCAIKWKGM encoded by the coding sequence ATGAGAGAGAAACAAGTATTTGGATGGATGGTTGTCGGGCTGGTTCTGCTGCTAACGGGCTTCCGGCCCGCCGCGGAACCGCAAAACGTGCTGTCCTATACCGTCGGGGACGTCGTGGCCGACTTTCGGCTGCGAAACGTGGACGGCCGGATGGTAGCTTTATCAGACTACAAAACGGGTCGGGGCGTGCTGGTGGTCTTCACCGCCAACCACTGCCCGTTTGCCAAAGCCTACGAAGACCGGATCATTGCGCTCGACCGTCGCTATGCGGCCCAGGGATACCCGGTGCTGGCCATCCAGCCCAACGACCCGTCGGCGTACGAAGACGACTCGTTTGATAACATGAAACTGCGGGCCGCCCAGCGGAGCTACCCGTTTCCGTACCTGCTCGACGAAACGCAGGACGTGGCGCGGGCGTTCGGCGTGACCCGAACGCCGCAGGTGTATATCCTCCGGCGGTCGGGCGAAAAGTTTACGGTGGAGTACGTGGGTGCCATCGACGACAGCCCGCAGGATGCGACCGGCGTCAAAAGACGCTACGTAGATGAGGCCCTCGGCAACCTGCTTACCGATAAGCCCGTCGTGACCACCACGACCAAAGCCGTGGGCTGCGCGATCAAGTGGAAGGGAATGTGA
- a CDS encoding OmpA family protein, translated as MSTRQRLFLLNILFLALCFGRAAAQSPVTEFVVQIQAKNAQGELVPATLTITSESTGLSQKGTLRNGSYTVSLKAGATYEIEANHEEYRTVRKKLVLGVVRDPALARETVELTMLPRQPRQETAQTAVTVRIIDGTSGRPLNEGFDIRVEDLTRGQTIQLITASKNTVTFRTQPLHRFRFVVKANGFQPYRYESEARMRNDIIIPLRREAGRTPKTYTLRLVDEASQARIRTADIQLISQYEQAVELKQDRDPGEWLAALDDSTSYRLTVRATGYEPLALPLPRPAGPLILLPMRKAAETPVPAKPEEQVVTARPIAPAPATLPELTARTRATTLDNVFFDQSSYQLRPESHAQLDLLADQLKNRPTLRIEIAGHTDNVGDPRLNQALSENRARVITNYLTGKGIEAGRIRFRGYGSQQPVAPNDSEENKRKNRRVEVRVLSE; from the coding sequence ATGAGTACCCGCCAACGCCTGTTTCTGTTAAACATCCTCTTTCTGGCCCTTTGCTTCGGCAGGGCGGCGGCCCAGTCGCCGGTGACCGAATTTGTCGTCCAGATACAGGCCAAAAACGCTCAGGGCGAGCTGGTCCCGGCCACGCTGACGATTACTTCGGAGTCAACGGGTCTTTCCCAGAAAGGCACCCTTCGGAACGGAAGCTATACCGTTTCGCTGAAGGCCGGTGCGACGTACGAAATTGAAGCCAACCACGAGGAATACCGGACGGTCCGCAAGAAACTGGTGCTGGGCGTTGTCCGCGATCCGGCTCTTGCCCGCGAAACCGTCGAACTGACCATGCTGCCCCGACAGCCCCGGCAGGAAACCGCTCAGACAGCCGTGACGGTCCGCATCATCGACGGAACCAGCGGCCGCCCCCTCAACGAAGGTTTTGACATCCGGGTAGAAGACCTGACCCGCGGACAAACCATTCAGCTCATTACGGCCAGCAAGAACACGGTAACCTTCCGCACGCAACCGCTGCACCGCTTTCGGTTTGTGGTCAAAGCCAACGGCTTTCAGCCTTATCGCTACGAATCAGAAGCCCGGATGCGCAACGACATCATCATTCCGCTGCGCCGGGAAGCGGGCCGGACGCCCAAAACGTACACCCTGCGGCTGGTCGATGAAGCGTCCCAAGCCCGGATTCGCACGGCCGACATTCAGCTCATCAGCCAATACGAACAGGCCGTCGAACTGAAACAGGACCGTGACCCGGGCGAGTGGCTCGCGGCGCTGGACGACAGCACCTCCTACCGCCTGACCGTGCGAGCCACGGGCTACGAGCCGCTGGCCCTGCCCCTGCCGCGCCCGGCAGGCCCGTTGATTCTGCTGCCCATGCGGAAAGCCGCCGAAACGCCTGTTCCGGCAAAACCGGAAGAACAGGTGGTGACGGCCCGCCCCATCGCCCCGGCTCCGGCCACGCTGCCCGAACTGACCGCCCGCACGCGGGCCACCACCCTCGACAACGTTTTCTTCGACCAGAGCAGTTACCAGCTGCGACCCGAGTCGCACGCCCAGCTCGATCTGCTGGCCGACCAGTTGAAGAACCGCCCGACGCTGCGGATTGAAATCGCGGGCCATACCGACAATGTGGGAGACCCTCGTTTGAATCAGGCCCTTTCGGAAAACCGCGCCCGGGTCATTACCAATTATCTGACCGGAAAAGGCATTGAAGCGGGCCGGATTCGGTTTCGGGGTTATGGCTCCCAGCAGCCAGTGGCCCCGAACGATTCGGAGGAGAACAAACGGAAGAACCGCCGGGTGGAAGTTCGCGTCCTGTCCGAATAA
- the rpmA gene encoding 50S ribosomal protein L27 encodes MAHKKGVGSSKNGRDSHSKRLGVKLFGGQSAIAGNIIVRQRGTKHHPDKNVGIGRDHTLFALVDGTVQFRKGKDGRSFVSIQPIAAPAAEAPAEA; translated from the coding sequence ATGGCACACAAGAAAGGCGTAGGTAGCTCCAAAAACGGCCGTGACTCGCATAGCAAACGCTTGGGCGTGAAGCTCTTCGGCGGCCAGTCGGCCATCGCAGGGAACATCATCGTTCGCCAGCGCGGCACCAAACATCACCCGGACAAGAACGTGGGTATCGGCCGAGACCACACCCTGTTCGCTCTGGTAGACGGAACGGTTCAGTTCCGGAAAGGCAAAGACGGCCGCTCATTCGTGAGCATCCAGCCGATTGCTGCTCCGGCCGCTGAAGCTCCGGCAGAAGCTTAA